A genomic segment from Eremothecium gossypii ATCC 10895 chromosome III, complete sequence encodes:
- the NOP56 gene encoding snoRNP complex protein NOP56 (Syntenic homolog of Saccharomyces cerevisiae YLR197W (NOP56)) encodes MAPIEYLLFEEPTGYGIFKVKLQQDDIGSRLKEVQKQINDFGSFTKLVELVSFAPFKGAAHALENANDISEGLLSEHLKAVLDLNLPKGSAKKSVVLAVSDKNLGPSIKEEFPYVDCISNELAQDLLRGVRLHGAKLLKDLQEGDLERAQLGLGHAYSRAKVKFSVQKNDNHIIQAIALLDQLDKDINTFAMRVKEWYGWHFPELAKLVPDNYKFAKLVLFIRDKASLNDESLHDLSAILGEDAGIAERVISNARISMGQDLSEVDMENVSVFAERVVNLVEYRRQLYEYLCEKMHTVAPNLSELIGEVIGARLISHAGSLTNLSKQAASTVQILGAEKALFRALKTKGNTPKYGLIYHSGFISKASAKNKGRISRYLANKCSMASRIDNYSDDPTNVFGQVLKKQVEQRLEFYATGSPTLKNEIAIQEAIALFNKDKPQEASEAAEGATKSKSKKRKLDESEEEEKKDSKKEKKEKKEKKEKKEKAEKKDKAEKAEKAEKAEKAEKAEKAEKAEKKEKKEKKEKTEKKEKKEKKEKKEKKEKKDKKKD; translated from the coding sequence ATGGCTCCTATCGAATATCTATTGTTCGAAGAACCTACCGGATACGGTATCTTCAAGGTCAAGCTGCAACAGGATGACATCGGGTCGCGGTTGAAGGAAGTACAGAAACAGATCAATGACTTCGGGTCGTTCACGAAGTTGGTTGAGTTGGTGTCGTTTGCGCCTTTCAAGGGAGCAGCACACGCACTGGAGAATGCCAACGATATCTCGGAGGGATTGCTGTCAGAGCACCTAAAGGCGGTGCTTGACTTGAACTTGCCAAAGGGCTCTGCCAAGAAGTCTGTTGTGCTGGCGGTATCGGACAAGAACCTGGGCCCTTCCATCAAGGAGGAGTTTCCATACGTGGACTGTATCTCCAACGAGTTGGCGCAGGACTTGCTGCGCGGTGTGAGATTGCACGGCGCCAAGTTGCTGAAGGATCTGCAGGAGGGCGACCTTGAGCGTGCGCAGCTGGGGCTGGGTCACGCGTACTCGCGTGCTAAGGTGAAGTTCTCCGTGCAGAAGAACGACAACCACATTATCCAGGCGATTGCGCTGCTAGACCAGCTGGACAAGGACATCAACACCTTTGCGATGAGAGTGAAGGAGTGGTACGGCTGGCACTTCCCTGAGTTGGCCAAGTTGGTGCCAGACAATTACAAATTTGCGAAGCTTGTCTTGTTCATTAGAGACAAGGCGTCGCTGAATGACGAGTCGCTGCATGACCTGTCCGCAATTCTTGGGGAGGACGCTGGAATCGCTGAAAGGGTCATCAGCAACGCCAGAATCTCGATGGGCCAGGACCTATCGGAAGTTGACATGGAGAACGTGTCCGTCTTTGCTGAGAGAGTGGTCAACCTGGTAGAATACAGAAGACAACTGTACGAATACCTCTGCGAGAAGATGCACACTGTGGCTCCAAACTTGTCCGAGCTTATCGGCGAGGTTATTGGTGCCCGCTTGATTTCCCATGCCGGCTCCTTGACCAACCTGTCCAAGCAAGCTGCCTCGACTGTCCAGATCCTTGGTGCCGAGAAGGCGCTGTTCAGGGCGTTGAAGACGAAGGGTAACACTCCTAAATACGGTCTCATCTACCACAGTGGGTTCATCTCCAAGGCCAGTGCGAAGAACAAGGGTAGAATATCTAGATACCTAGCGAACAAATGTTCCATGGCCTCTAGAATTGACAACTACTCGGACGATCCAACCAATGTTTTCGGCCAGGTCTTGAAGAAGCAGGTCGAGCAAAGACTTGAGTTCTACGCTACAGGCTCTCCAACGTTGAAGAATGAGATTGCTATCCAGGAAGCCATTGCATTATTCAACAAGGACAAACCCCAGGAGGCCTCCGAGGCAGCCGAGGGCGCCACCAAGTCCAAGTCCAAGAAGAGAAAGCTAGACGAGTCGGAAgaggaggagaagaaggacagcaagaaggagaagaaggagaagaaggagaagaaggagaagaaggagaaggctgagaagaaggacaagGCTGAGAAGGCTGAGAAGGCTGAGAAGGCTGAGAAGGCCGAGAAGGCCGAGAAGGCCGAGAAGGccgagaagaaggagaagaaggagaagaaggagaagaccgagaagaaggagaagaaggagaagaaggagaagaaagAGAAGAAAGAGAAGAAGGATAAGAAGAAGGATTAA
- the CCH1 gene encoding calcium channel protein CCH1 (Syntenic homolog of Saccharomyces cerevisiae YGR217W (CCH1)) produces MADGREQDEQGAGGRAMPGLFRVETPTRGAAADGEERRAVRPQLTVQTSGLGGQHKTASSLSVRSHLRELWERRSRRGSASPVPGTASGTRSFDVSPVRQSMEPPRSARVISMIEDNEVDDFLNLQGEFIAAMEEEHDHTWLPKLSRVRTAEGGSRPVSTASENDELAYSSGYLSPAVAHGEPHFEEIELVEMAGHAGKDGDAAKTDHLQVPGLAKGEGRPRLSDGSRKSTGTAECEVTVEQEPLRLYGNSMGFISPDNRVRLRLARWLMHYRYSMLSQALLILYTVCLSYRQYNKQASGTMGNYANWSDSAFILCNCLFTAEMFAKIIAFGFWDDSQMFREHNQDYMTFWQYFGIGKYYRRLESKYGHEFMRKVVPFRAISQDAERARKKLSSISYTSSFEKREITMPRAFARNSWNRMDLISTVCYWIGLVLSFNNFDLKNGIRIFKTLATLRILRLTDTDTGLSSILKSIKYGLPQLINVGFMLLYFWVFFAILGVQSFQGSLRRQCVWIDPNDPSNTYNYDMQFCGGHYDAESGRPMPYIFADGTPGPAAKGFICPRYSRCISDANPYHGRISFDNIISSMELIFIIMSANTFTDLMYYTMDTDAMAASLFFIISTLFLTVWMMNLLVAVLYSSFEIANELLYQKQKESKSMQNLIVRKILQICNNIKQKAGQSSLPLIFKKVIKVYEKLEFIFVLLIFVDLLIHGAVRAYDDNNMILAYKFERILSFVLMIETLIRLFLYAPAFWKFLAKPTYVYDLIVAIISIIITQPLVHDKLGRTYYWLSIFQISRFYRVVLAFKITRNLWKRVLGNALMIWNLSGFYFLFLFLASLIISVYFEGTVALDRMAEEPFAMYSLPNTFLSLFIIGSTEDWTSILYLLQEESPNTIYAFFGAGFIMLWFVLANSVVLNIFIAVISQSLRVEEADKRKLQIRHYLKHVYPERIKQYTNATLISRIKKKLLGRKVEETTRDFRQFMFRGTAILAISQNYEELQRIPKETGNTAWIQQYLVNMSMYFMKKFRVIEYFQANPFFKKPVVVFAETNELSETNKKYSLQLNEWEEEKLQFLRTHSTFNNSFFILPPNNALRKFCQTIVPPSVGKRTDGKQFYEDTTDIYRGNKYFYHIKRDTFVAITFVATILMVMFSCYVTPLYRMRYETGSWSWLNVCECTFVALFTLEFLIKTIADGFLYSPNAYIMNPWNCIDLVVLISMWIDLLSWLQSSSNLPRLFRGLDALRALRFLTISHTARSTFKQVFFDGITKIAGACLIALSLLFPFTVWGLSLFRGMLGVCNDGDAGMSQCYNEFSSTVGNWEVLMPRVYHSPVLNMDNFPSAFRTLYEIVSLEGWVDLLVDLVSTQGVGMTRSPFASTENGIFLVLFNFLSMVFILTLFVSFIISNHAKTTGSAFLTVEEKSWLEVKKLLSRVKPEATPDPFEMSKARRFCHKLAVEMDYFWYAAFLQVMMFLHILTLMLRSYHESAALKGYASLMFILTGSIFLCQEILYIYGKGFKLVRTNGWDVFRFLVLLLYFLLNITYNYYRGDNGLSNIHAAFQLIVFTFVIPHNDILSELVNTAVASLPSILSLTYTWGILFLVYAIAMNQIFGLTRLGTNTTGNLNFRTVAKSLIVLFRCSFGESWNYIMHDITVSQPFCFIDPQTGYTDCGSKPYAYFLMMSWNVLSMYIFLNMFISLVIENFSYVYHRGDKKDVARRDELRKFKKAWNKFDQDGTGELEFSLLPKLMHSFDGAVSFKIWEGRLSIKNLVANYMQVNPADPYDVDVDLVGLNLELNTIDVAKIIQRRLNYRRFVREVHMTNAYYGCIKFSNILQQIPLYTEYNPRECLGIDEYVKWLYTISKVDKFLENERNVDALEMVVTRWKYVMSKRKSPSRPRTPIPPPPRMHVAIMRTPSESPAQRSIDNNVQLEDHFIWSPSEQHSNPFEDRESTPADNTQRDLIRPPKYPELDQ; encoded by the coding sequence ATGGCGGACGGGCGCGAGCAGGACGAGCAGGGCGCGGGTGGGCGCGCGATGCCGGGGCTGTTCCGGGTGGAGACGCCGACACGgggtgcggcggcggacggGGAGGAGCGGCGGGCGGTACGGCCGCAGCTGACGGTGCAGACAAGCGGGCTGGGCGGACAGCACAAGACCGCGAGCAGTCTGAGCGTGCGGAGCCACCTGCGGGAACTATGggagcggcgcagccggcgGGGCAGCGCGAGCCCGGTGCCCGGGACGGCGTCCGGGACACGCAGCTTCGACGTGAGCCCGGTGCGGCAGAGCATGGAGCCGCCGCGGTCTGCGCGGGTGATCTCGATGATCGAGGACAACGAGGTGGATGATTTTCTTAACTTGCAGGGCGAGTTCATAGCGGCGATGGAGGAGGAGCACGACCACACGTGGCTTCCGAAGTTGTCGCGGGTGCGGACGGCGGAGGGCGGGTCGCGGCCGGTGAGCACTGCGAGCGAGAACGACGAGCTCGCGTACTCGAGCGGGTACCTCTCGCCGGCCGTGGCGCACGGCGAGCCGCACTTCGAGGAGATCGAGCTTGTGGAGATGGCGGGGCACGCGGGCAAGGATGGGGACGCGGCGAAGACCGATCACCTGCAGGTACCGGGGCTGGCCAAGGGCGAGGGCCGGCCGCGGCTGTCGGACGGCTCGCGCAAGAGCACGGGCACGGCGGAATGCGAGGTGACGGTCGAGCAGGAGCCGCTGCGCCTTTACGGGAATTCGATGGGGTTCATATCGCCGGACAACCGGGTGCGACTGAGGCTTGCCCGGTGGTTGATGCACTACCGATACTCTATGCTCTCGCAGGCTCTCTTGATTCTCTACACCGTGTGTCTCTCCTACAGACAGTACAACAAGCAGGCAAGCGGCACGATGGGGAACTACGCGAACTGGTCGGACTCGGCCTTCATTCTCTGCAATTGTCTGTTCACCGCCGAGATGTTCGCCAAGATCATTGCGTTTGGCTTTTGGGACGACTCGCAGATGTTCCGCGAGCACAACCAGGACTACATGACGTTCTGGCAGTACTTTGGCATTGGGAAGTACTACAGGCGGTTGGAATCCAAGTACGGACACGAATTCATGCGTAAGGTCGTGCCCTTTAGGGCGATCTCGCAGGACGCCGAGAGAGCGCGGAAGAAACTGAGCTCGATCTCCTACACGAGCTCGTTCGAGAAGCGCGAAATCACGATGCCGAGGGCTTTTGCCCGGAATAGCTGGAACCGCATGGATCTGATATCGACCGTGTGCTATTGGATCGGGCTCGTCCTAtctttcaacaatttcgACCTGAAGAACGGCATCCGCATTTTCAAGACCTTGGCGACGCTAAGAATATTGAGGTTGACCGACACCGACACCGGCCTATCGTCCATTTTGAAGAGTATCAAGTACGGGTTACCGCAGTTGATCAATGTGGGGTTCATGTTGTTGTACTTTTGGGTGTTTTTTGCCATCCTTGGAGTGCAGAGCTTTCAGGGCTCTCTACGCAGACAATGCGTTTGGATCGATCCAAATGATCCATCAAACACCTACAACTATGACATGCAGTTCTGCGGTGGCCACTATGATGCCGAAAGTGGCCGACCGATGCCGTATATATTTGCCGATGGGACTCCGGGACCTGCAGCTAAGGGGTTCATATGCCCTCGGTATTCAAGGTGCATTTCTGATGCGAATCCCTACCATGGCAGGATCAGCTTTGACAATATCATTTCATCCATGGAGTTAATTTTCATTATAATGAGCGCGAACACTTTCACAGACCTCATGTATTACACCATGGACACAGACGCTATGGCTGCTTCCTTATTTTTTATCATATCGACTCTTTTCTTGACCGTGTGGATGATGAATCTATTGGTCGCGGTGCTATACTCTTCTTTTGAAATAGCCAATGAACTCCTGTATCAAAAACAAAAAGAATCAAAGTCCATGCAGAACCTTATAGTGAGAAAAATCCTGCAGATATGCAATAACATTAAGCAGAAGGCCGGACAGTCCAGCCTCCCGTTGATATTCAAGAAGGTGATAAAAGTATACGAAAAACTTGAATTCATCTTTGTGCTTCTAATATTTGTCGACCTACTTATCCATGGCGCTGTTCGAGCGTATGACGACAACAACATGATACTCGCCTACAAATTTGAGCGAATTCTCAGTTTTGTACTTATGATTGAAACTTTGATACGACTTTTCCTATATGCTCCAGCGTTTTGGAAGTTCCTGGCAAAACCTACTTACGTATATGATCTGATTGTTGCCATTATTTCGATAATTATAACACAACCATTGGTTCACGATAAATTGGGGCGTACTTATTATTGGCTCAGTATCTTCCAGATATCAAGATTCTACCGCGTTGTACTCGCGTTCAAAATAACCCGAAATCTATGGAAGCGCGTATTAGGAAATGCGCTTATGATATGGAATTTGTCTGGGTTCTACTTCCTATTTTTATTCCTAGCATCGCTCATCATTTCCGTCTACTTCGAAGGAACTGTGGCGCTGGATCGGATGGCAGAGGAGCCTTTTGCAATGTACTCCTTGCCAAATACATTTCTCTCCCTTTTCATTATCGGATCTACGGAGGATTGGACTAGCATCTTATATCTTCTCCAGGAAGAATCCCCAAATACAATATATGCATTTTTCGGTGCTGGATTCATCATGTTATGGTTCGTACTTGCTAACTCGGTGGTGCTAAATATTTTCATCGCTGTTATTTCTCAGAGCTTACGAGTTGAGGAGGCCGACAAGAGAAAGTTACAAATCAGACATTACTTGAAGCATGTGTATCCTGAGAGGATCAAACAGTATACCAACGCAACTTTAATTTCAAGGATTAAGAAAAAACTTCTGGGACGTAAGGTGGAGGAGACAACTAGAGATTTCCGCCAGTTTATGTTCCGCGGTACTGCAATCTTAGCGATATCACAAAATTACGAAGAATTACAGCGAATTCCAAAAGAAACAGGGAATACTGCGTGGATTCAACAATATTTGGTCAATATGTCCATGTACTTCATGAAAAAGTTCAGGGTGATCGAGTATTTCCAAGCTAATCCATTTTTTAAAAAGCCAGTCGTTGTCTTTGCAGAGACAAACGAGCTGAGTGAGACCAATAAAAAATATTCTCTTCAGTTGAATGAGTGGGAGGAAGAAAAGTTGCAGTTCCTCAGAACGCATTCTACATTCAATAATAGTTTCTTCATTTTACCGCCTAACAATGCATTGAGGAAATTTTGTCAGACCATTGTACCACCGAGTGTGGGCAAGCGTACCGACGGCAAGCAATTCTACGAAGATACAACCGATATCTACCGGGGAAACAAGTACTTTTATCATATCAAGAGAGACACCTTTGTTGCCATAACATTTGTTGCCACCATCTTAATGGTTATGTTTTCATGCTACGTTACACCTTTATATCGTATGCGGTATGAGACAGGCAGCTGGTCGTGGCTGAACGTATGTGAGTGCACGTTTGTTGCCTTATTTACCCTTGAGTTTCTCATAAAGACCATTGCAGATGGTTTTTTATACTCCCCGAATGCTTATATCATGAATCCATGGAACTGTATCGATTTGGTTGTTTTAATTTCCATGTGGATTGATCTGCTGTCTTGGTTACAGAGCAGTAGTAACTTGCCCAGACTTTTCAGAGGGTTAGATGCACTGAGGGCGTTGAGGTTTCTAACCATCAGTCATACAGCTAGATCTACATTTAAACAAGTGTTTTTTGATGGTATAACAAAGATTGCTGGTGCCTGTCTTATTGCTCTAAGTTTGTTATTTCCTTTCACCGTATGGGGGTTATCGCTATTCAGGGGAATGCTTGGAGTGTGCAATGATGGCGATGCGGGAATGAGCCAATGTTACAATGAGTTTAGCTCAACTGTCGGGAACTGGGAAGTTCTCATGCCTCGGGTATACCACTCCCCTGTGCTCAATATGGACAATTTCCCCAGCGCATTTAGGACCTTGTATGAAATCGTCTCTTTAGAGGGATGGGTCGACTTGTTAGTGGATTTGGTGAGTACCCAGGGTGTGGGAATGACTCGTTCGCCATTTGCATCAACAGAAAATGGGATTTTCCTCGTTCTGTTCAACTTTTTGAGTATGGTCTTCATATTGACTCTCTTTGTGTCGTTTATTATCAGTAACCATGCCAAAACTACCGGTAGTGCGTTTTTAACCGTGGAGGAGAAGTCCTGGTTAGAGGTGAAGAAACTGCTTTCTCGAGTAAAGCCGGAAGCAACACCCGATCCTTTTGAAATGAGCAAAGCTAGAAGGTTCTGTCACAAATTAGCAGTTGAAATGGATTACTTTTGGTATGCTGCATTCTTACAAGTTATGATGTTCCTTCACATCTTAACTCTCATGTTGCGGTCATATCACGAGTCAGCAGCTCTTAAAGGGTATGCGTCCTTGATGTTTATTTTAACTGGAAGCATATTTCTCTGCCAAGAGATACTGTATATTTACGGCAAGGGCTTTAAGCTAGTGCGCACTAACGGGTGGGATGTCTTCAGGTTTTTGGTCTTGTTGCTCTACTTTCTCCTCAACATCACGTACAATTATTACCGTGGCGACAATGGGCTTTCGAATATACATGCCGCCTTCCAACTAATTGTATTCACGTTTGTTATTCCTCATAATGACATTTTGAGTGAGCTGGTTAATACTGCAGTGGCAAGCTTACCCTCCATCCTTTCTTTAACCTACACATGGGGCATCCTTTTCCTTGTGTATGCCATTGCAATGAACCAAATCTTTGGATTGACCCGTCTTGGAACTAACACCACAGGTAATCTAAATTTCCGGACTGTAGCCAAGAGCTTAATTGTCTTATTCAGATGTAGCTTTGGTGAAAGCTGGAACTATATCATGCATGATATAACGGTCAGTCAACCGTTTTGTTTTATTGACCCACAGACTGGGTATACGGACTGTGGATCCAAACCGTACGCATACTTTCTCATGATGTCATGGAATGTTCTTTCTATGTATATCTTTTTGAACATGTTCATCTCGTTAGTGATTGAAAACTTCAGCTACGTGTATCATCGCGGAGACAAGAAAGATGTTGCGAGAAGAGACGAACTACGAAAATTTAAAAAGGCATGGAATAAGTTTGACCAAGATGGGACGGGAGAGCTTGAGTTCTCTCTCCTACCGAAATTAATGCATTCTTTCGACGGTGCCGTCTCTTTCAAGATCTGGGAAGGTCGTTTATCAATTAAAAACTTGGTTGCCAATTACATGCAGGTCAACCCAGCTGATCCCTATGATGTTGATGTGGATCTTGTAGGCCTCAATCTCGAGCTAAACACGATAGACGTGGCTAAAATTATACAAAGACGGCTAAACTATCGGCGGTTTGTGCGCGAGGTACATATGACGAACGCCTACTATGGCTGCATTAAGTTCTCCAATATCCTCCAACAGATTCCTCTCTACACAGAGTATAATCCGCGTGAGTGCCTAGGAATCGACGAATATGTCAAATGGTTGTACACAATCAGTAAAGTAGACAAATTTTTGGAGAACGAGCGTAACGTCGATGCGTTGGAGATGGTCGTGACGCGCTGGAAGTATGTCATGAGCAAACGGAAGTCGCCATCGCGGCCGCGTACGCCCATTCCACCACCTCCAAGAATGCATGTGGCGATAATGCGCACCCCATCCGAGAGCCCAGCTCAGCGGTCAATTGACAATAACGTTCAATTGGAGGACCATTTTATCTGGTCTCCCAGTGAGCAACATTCAAACCCATTTGAGGACCGTGAGAGCACGCCTGCCGACAATACGCAGCGAGACTTGATACGACCTCCCAAGTATCCCGAACTAGACCAGTAA
- the GPI1 gene encoding phosphatidylinositol N-acetylglucosaminyltransferase (Syntenic homolog of Saccharomyces cerevisiae YGR216C (GPI1)), with the protein MSSASADGQRTYVDLKFITATTVKSTETKLRTHTHSYTTHPPMVYIYWPRPLLLMHHRSQKLVVVAYADKGADPVVLHLIKEDIYRPVQAPYARIGTVDCSGNFQYQREGGAAGAERAMVIEFTPPKLTLMQFFSMDPISLILPEKLQTDPFVDEPDGPNNMLELLAGGGVSRTRLRGTLDVVNMYYRHVERFEKQYPEYADSRMSLRQRWGRAKRWLGGTWAFQVMCTVVLYVVMMVRVVAGAITTMLNWRHLPLIAVSTTMQQIDLRAQQLCYMPVQYLRIHGHMVAPAGEPRMKAPGGRGRRRSVSFQTLPCEFYPDYIRLYNTLWLIANDVSLGVTFGALLVEKREPLAAALQHVLRAALYGLPMRITRFLNESPFGIKLNGELSKFLSELFTWIMDFVFRLFIVRFTEVPALEHVVMVVAHVSSVVGVTFALALIIDGISVFSLHISLFYLISAKLYRWQLHVMTSFFYLFCGKKINVLRKRIDNDTFHLDQVLMGTLLFIVLIFLLPTVFAYYLTYTLICVVLTIVPLLLEASMALLNHFPLFALLLRLKDPMRLPGGIYFQLKHNRFSLNSNPLKVAMMFQPYLEILTIIRDKFMSLNTLSSIIAGEPIMVHRLYLYQVLYSSLPIRPIDATLLWTELQRLMTWKDNPLYYTHI; encoded by the coding sequence ATGTCGAGTGCTTCCGCAGATGGCCAGCGCACTTATGTGGATTTGAAATTCATCACCGCAACTACGGTCAAGTCCACAGAAACGAAGCTCCGCACACACACGCATAGCTACACCACTCATCCTCCAATGGTCTATATATACTGGCCTAGGCCATTGCTACTGATGCACCACCGCTCGCAAAAGCTAGTCGTCGTGGCGTACGCAGACAAGGGCGCAGATCCTGTGGTGCTACATTTGATCAAAGAGGACATCTACAGGCCCGTGCAGGCGCCGTACGCTCGCATCGGGACCGTGGACTGCAGCGGCAACTTCCAGTACCAGCGGGAAGGCGGAGCAGCGGGCGCAGAGCGCGCGATGGTCATAGAGTTCACCCCCCCGAAGCTAACACTAATGCAGTTTTTTTCGATGGACCCCATCTCGTTGATCCTGCCGGAAAAGCTGCAGACGGACCCGTTCGTGGACGAGCCGGACGGGCCCAACAACATGCTGGAGCTCCTCGCCGGGGGCGGGGTGAGCCGCACGCGGTTGCGGGGGACGTTGGACGTGGTGAACATGTACTACCGGCACGTGGAGCGGTTCGAAAAGCAGTACCCGGAGTACGCGGACTCGCGGATGAGCCTCCGGCAGCGGTGGGGGCGGGCGAAGCGGTGGCTGGGCGGGACGTGGGCGTTCCAAGTGATGTGCACTGTGGTGTTATACGTGGTGATGATGGTGCGGGTGGTGGCGGGGGCGATCACAACCATGTTGAACTGGCGGCACCTGCCGCTGATCGCGGTGTCGACGACGATGCAGCAGATCGACCTCcgggcgcagcagctctgCTACATGCCAGTCCAGTACCTGCGGATCCACGGGCACATGGTGGCGCCGGCGGGGGAGCCGCGGATGAAGGCGccgggcgggcgcgggcggcggcgcagcgtGTCGTTCCAGACGTTGCCGTGCGAGTTCTACCCGGACTACATCCGACTGTACAACACACTGTGGCTCATCGCGAACGACGTGTCGTTGGGCGTCACGTTCGGGGCGCTCTTGGTGGAGAAGCGCGAGCCGCTCGCGGCGGCGCTCCAGCATGTGCTCCGAGCGGCGTTGTACGGGCTACCGATGCGGATCACGCGCTTCCTCAACGAGAGCCCGTTCGGGATCAAGCTCAATGGCGAGCTCTCGAAGTTCTTGAGCGAGCTGTTCACGTGGATCATGGACTTTGTGTTCCGGCTCTTCATCGTGCGCTTCACCGAGGTGCCAGCGCTCGAGCACGTGGTCATGGTGGTGGCGCACGTGTCGTCGGTGGTGGGCGTGACGTTTGCGTTGGCGTTGATCATCGACGGCATCTCTGTGTTCTCGTTGCACATCTCGTTGTTCTACCTCATCAGCGCGAAGTTGTACCGCTGGCAGCTCCACGTGATGACCTCCTTCTTCTACCTCTTCTGCGGCAAGAAGATCAACGTGCTCCGCAAGCGCATTGACAACGACACGTTCCACTTGGACCAGGTGTTGATGGGCACGCTTTTGTTCATCGTGTTGATCTTCTTGTTGCCGACGGTGTTCGCGTACTACTTGACGTACACGCTCATCTGCGTCGTGTTGACCATCGTGCCGCTCTTGTTGGAGGCGAGCATGGCATTGTTGAACCACTTCCCGCTCTTCGCGCTCCTCTTGCGGCTCAAGGACCCCATGCGGCTCCCCGGGGGCATTTACTTCCAGCTGAAGCACAACCGCTTCTCGCTCAACTCCAACCCATTGAAGGTGGCGATGATGTTCCAGCCCTACCTGGAGATCTTGACGATCATCCGTGACAAATTCATGTCGCTCAACACCCTCAGCAGCATCATCGCAGGCGAACCCATCATGGTGCACAGACTCTACCTCTACCAGGTCCTATACTCGTCCCTCCCCATAAGGCCCATCGACGCGACCCTACTTTGGACAGAGCTCCAACGACTAATGACATGGAAAGATAATCCTTTGTACTATACGCATATCTAA
- the RSM27 gene encoding mitochondrial 37S ribosomal protein mS33 (Syntenic homolog of Saccharomyces cerevisiae YGR215W (RSM27)), which produces MAQHHLETRQGYWVQDVMSIPKERLQQVAQISARIFDQCYNPSGARIGTKILTKRLRGPAMVQYYGNPDLLRFRQLKSLYPGFKFTDPEEQYRLQMVDSRKRRGKGAPTKKKEASTDTKKKRK; this is translated from the coding sequence ATGGCACAGCATCACCTCGAGACGAGGCAAGGCTACTGGGTGCAGGACGTGATGTCGATTCCGAAGGAGaggctgcagcaggtggCGCAGATATCTGCGCGGATATTCGACCAGTGCTACAACCCATCTGGCGCTAGAATAGGTACCAAGATACTGACGAAGCGGCTTAGAGGCCCTGCTATGGTGCAGTACTACGGGAACCCCGACCTGCTCCGGTTCAGACAGCTCAAGTCGCTGTACCCAGGGTTCAAGTTTACCGACCCCGAGGAGCAGTACCGGCTGCAGATGGTGGACTCGCGCAAGCGCAGAGGCAAGGGTGCGCCcaccaagaagaaggaggCATCTACGGACACCAAGAAGAAGCGGAAATAG
- a CDS encoding 40S ribosomal protein uS2 (Syntenic homolog of Saccharomyces cerevisiae YGR214W (RPS0A) and YLR048W (RPS0B); 1-intron), with amino-acid sequence MSLPATFDLTPEDAQLLLAANVHLGSKNVQVHQEPYLYKTRPDGVNIIHIGKTWEKIVLAARIIAAIPNAEDVVAISSRTYGQRAVLKFSAHTGATAIAGRFTPGSFTNYITRSFKEPRLVIVTDPRSDAQAIKEASYVNIPVIALTDLESPSEYVDVAIPCNNRGKHSIGLIWYLLAREVLRLRGALVDRTQPWSIMPDLYFYRDPEEIEQQAAEEAAAGEEDDEAKEEVAAEEQTEAADWAEGQSEEVASW; translated from the exons ATGTCCCTACCAGCTACTTTTGACTTGACTCCAGAAGACGCCCAGTTGTTGTTGGCCGCTAACGTCCACTTGGGCTCCAAGAACGTTCAA GTGCACCAAGAGCCATACCTGTACAAGACGAGACCGGACGGCGTGAACATCATCCACATCGGAAAGACCTGGGAAAAGATCGTGTTGGCCGCCAGAATCATCGCTGCCATCCCTAACGCCGAGGATGTCGTGGCCATCTCTTCCAGAACCTACGGCCAGAGAGCCGTCTTGAAGTTCTCCGCGCACACGGGCGCCACGGCCATTGCAGGCAGATTCACGCCGGGTTCGTTCACCAACTACATCACCAGATCCTTCAAGGAGCCAAGATTGGTGATTGTCACCGACCCAAGATCCGACGCCCAGGCCATCAAGGAGGCGTCGTACGTCAACATCCCAGTCATCGCATTGACCGATTTGGAGTCTCCATCTGAATACGTGGACGTTGCTATTCCATGTAACAACAGGGGCAAGCACTCCATCGGCTTGATCTGGTACTTGTTGGCCAGAGAAGTCTTGAGACTAAGAGGCGCTCTAGTCGACAGAACCCAGCCATGGTCCATCATGCCAGACTTGTACTTCTACAGAGACCCAGAAGAGATCGAGCAACAGGCTGCTGAGGAGGCTGCTGCCGGTgaggaggacgacgaggccaAGGAGGAGGTTGCTGCCGAGGAGCAGACCGAGGCTGCTGACTGGGCTGAGGGTCAATCCGAAGAGGTTGCTTCCTGGTAA